The following is a genomic window from Planctomycetia bacterium.
GTCGGGCGAGGGGGTCACATAACTTCGGCATTTTCTGCGCGTTGGCCATTGCGGGGCGATGCGTCGCGGATGCGGAAGTGGCGTGTCGATCGCCGCGGAGGGCCTCCAGAAGACTCGCCAGCTCCACGCCGGCTGCCTGCCAGGTAAATCGCTGGACGGCGCGGCGTCGGGCAAGGGCCCCCAGTCTCAAACGGAGATCGGCGTCGTTGTGCAGTCGGTGGATGGCCTGCGACAATTCCCGGGCATCGTCCCCTACCAGCAGGCCGCATTGGCCGTCGTCGAGAATCTCCAATGATGCGTTGCGCGTCGTGTTGCCATCCGGGCGGACGGCGATGCAGGGCAGGCCACAGGCCATCGCCTCGGCCAAGGCTCCGCCGAACGACTCGCCGCGCGAGGGGAATACAAACGCATCGGCGGCATGAAGGATCGGCCGAACGTCAGACTGCGCGCCGGGCAATTGGACGATTTCTTCGAGGCGGCTCTGGGCGACCCGGCTTTCGAGCGGCAGGCGCAGCGGGCCGTCGCCGATGAGCAGGGCACGATCGGGCTTCGGCTCGGCGAGCGCGACCGCGTCGATGAGCAGCTCAAGATTTTTTTCGGGGGACAATCGGCCGGTCCAAGCGACGACAAATTCATCGGCGCCTATCTTCAGGGCAGCTCTTGCGGCGGCGCGCGCGGCTGCATCGGCCGGGGCGAACTGGTCGGGATCGACGCCGCCGTAA
Proteins encoded in this region:
- a CDS encoding glycosyltransferase family 4 protein: MKIAWHMPTLQSLGCGLSRRAIEFAKGFLPRHAVCFYVSDSKTNITGDRIEGIPVERVPCESATPLHWSLQALSRRKNAARCVACVPENSDVFISCQPEAVSARRQSFPRQVIVYVCGGTTLLHDAADLARQAGGSTSRRLAFRLDRRFKRASERRAFESANAIVFDSHHTRERVIREYRIDPAKCHTIYGGVDPDQFAPADAAARAAARAALKIGADEFVVAWTGRLSPEKNLELLIDAVALAEPKPDRALLIGDGPLRLPLESRVAQSRLEEIVQLPGAQSDVRPILHAADAFVFPSRGESFGGALAEAMACGLPCIAVRPDGNTTRNASLEILDDGQCGLLVGDDARELSQAIHRLHNDADLRLRLGALARRRAVQRFTWQAAGVELASLLEALRGDRHATSASATHRPAMANAQKMPKLCDPLARPMEVVGRTPR